One Candidatus Acidulodesulfobacterium ferriphilum genomic window carries:
- a CDS encoding prepilin peptidase, whose translation MVFNSFEPVNFLFSHNSFFLITVFLLFIGLSIGSFLNVVIFRLPVKLSIIYPPSKCPDCGSKIKFYDNIPVLSYIILSGKCRKCGHKISPVYPMVELLTALIFYSLFIKYFYNAYFFYKINILNIDYFKDYLWARLDYFITYSIFVFILIPIAFIDLFHQIIPDILNVLTIILGFVLNILLLHKSFLFPLYGFLGAGLFFYFIAFFYEIIKKREGLGGGDIKLIAGIGSFIGLPGAIFTIFAGSVFALIGFFIAFIFFNSYSNKKIPFGPFLSLAAVLYAFYGRNLLNLYIGLIKK comes from the coding sequence ATGGTTTTTAATAGCTTCGAACCCGTAAATTTTTTATTTTCCCATAATAGTTTTTTTTTAATCACGGTATTTCTCTTATTTATCGGGTTATCGATCGGAAGTTTTTTGAATGTGGTTATATTCAGGCTTCCCGTTAAATTATCGATTATATACCCGCCTTCAAAATGTCCTGATTGCGGTTCAAAAATTAAATTTTATGATAATATTCCTGTTTTAAGTTATATAATTTTGTCTGGAAAATGCAGAAAGTGTGGTCATAAGATTTCCCCCGTTTATCCAATGGTAGAATTATTAACGGCCTTAATTTTTTATTCGTTATTTATAAAATATTTTTATAATGCTTATTTTTTTTATAAAATTAACATATTAAATATCGATTACTTTAAGGATTATCTGTGGGCGCGGCTTGATTATTTTATTACGTATAGTATTTTTGTATTTATTCTGATTCCCATCGCCTTTATCGATTTATTCCATCAAATAATACCGGATATTTTGAATGTTTTAACGATTATTTTGGGATTTGTTTTAAATATTCTATTGCTTCATAAATCCTTTTTGTTTCCATTATACGGTTTTCTGGGGGCAGGGTTATTTTTTTATTTCATAGCTTTTTTTTATGAAATTATTAAAAAAAGGGAAGGGTTGGGGGGCGGCGATATAAAGTTAATCGCAGGAATAGGCTCGTTCATTGGACTTCCTGGAGCCATATTTACAATTTTTGCAGGCTCTGTTTTTGCTTTGATAGGATTTTTTATTGCCTTCATATTTTTTAATTCTTATAGTAATAAAAAAATACCGTTTGGTCCATTTTTATCGTTAGCCGCGGTTTTGTACGCATTTTACGGTCGCAACCTGTTAAATTTATATATCGGTTTAATAAAAAAATAA
- a CDS encoding GGDEF domain-containing protein has protein sequence MRKQWYYSAFFAIIIIQFLIELGLIFINFDLLSAYNSIKKQYNIIGAINPFVLIYKNTLNAVFIGLFLASILLILTLSAFILAVRFKDNIFDNNNYLENEAFTDGLTGLYNRRYFDSFYENIFAQSYRYDIPHSLIMCDIDYFKKINDTYGHDKGDIVLKEVSDVLKNNIRKSDIAVRFGGEEFIVCLPSTDIANAVDVARKIKQMISKIRTKDIKKVTISMGVAFYKKEFGNESKDMLKHLDNLLYEAKNRGRNRIISGDHQGSIIEVEENPWADE, from the coding sequence ATGAGAAAGCAATGGTATTATTCCGCATTTTTTGCAATTATAATTATCCAATTTTTAATCGAATTGGGCTTAATTTTTATTAATTTTGACCTTCTATCGGCATATAATTCCATTAAAAAACAATATAACATAATAGGCGCGATAAATCCATTCGTATTAATATATAAAAATACGCTTAATGCCGTTTTTATCGGCTTATTTTTGGCTTCAATTTTATTGATTTTAACTTTATCGGCATTTATTTTAGCAGTAAGATTTAAAGATAATATATTTGATAATAATAACTATCTTGAAAATGAGGCTTTCACCGACGGTCTGACCGGCCTTTATAATAGAAGGTATTTTGACAGCTTTTATGAAAATATATTTGCCCAAAGTTATAGATACGACATCCCTCATTCTTTGATAATGTGCGATATAGATTACTTTAAGAAGATTAACGATACTTACGGCCACGATAAAGGCGATATTGTTTTAAAAGAGGTTTCGGATGTATTAAAAAACAATATAAGAAAATCGGATATTGCCGTGAGATTTGGCGGAGAGGAATTCATAGTGTGTTTGCCTTCCACCGACATCGCTAATGCCGTAGATGTTGCAAGGAAAATAAAACAAATGATTTCAAAGATTCGGACAAAAGACATAAAAAAGGTTACCATAAGCATGGGTGTTGCTTTTTATAAAAAAGAATTCGGAAATGAATCTAAAGATATGTTGAAACATCTCGATAATCTTTTATACGAAGCAAAAAATCGAGGCAGAAATCGGATAATATCGGGAGACCATCAAGGCAGTATTATAGAAGTCGAAGAAAATCCATGGGCAGATGAATAG
- a CDS encoding chemotaxis signal transduction protein CheV translates to MANHSNNGASSINPGHDILEVGQNRMELVDFRLFSVNENGEEKEGVYGINVAKVIEIIKMPADISETPNTSEFVEGMFNLRGSVVPLVNLPKWMGIAEPEELDRKNFKVIITEFNRVKVGFVVHETTKIRRVSWNDISAPELSSVSSEGSKVTGIIKVENDELLLLLDFESIVDELGFYSKENKEIDIEKREYDEDKTILIIDDSSSARKIINNALIKEGFKTVTTFNGKAALDAVYEDKYKFDAIICDVEMPVMDGYTFTKTMKSDDKYKSIPIIMHSSLSGAENSTKGISAGADFYVVKFDPIEFINTLKKALG, encoded by the coding sequence ATGGCAAACCATTCTAATAACGGCGCAAGCTCAATAAATCCCGGACACGATATTCTCGAGGTTGGACAAAATAGGATGGAATTAGTGGATTTCAGGCTCTTTAGCGTGAATGAAAACGGAGAGGAAAAAGAGGGGGTTTATGGAATAAATGTAGCTAAGGTTATCGAAATTATTAAAATGCCGGCAGATATATCCGAGACTCCTAATACTTCCGAATTTGTGGAAGGAATGTTTAACCTTAGAGGGTCTGTTGTTCCCTTGGTCAATTTACCAAAATGGATGGGAATCGCCGAGCCTGAAGAATTAGACAGAAAAAATTTTAAGGTTATTATCACGGAATTTAATAGAGTTAAAGTCGGATTTGTTGTTCATGAGACCACAAAGATAAGGCGTGTCTCGTGGAACGATATAAGCGCCCCCGAATTATCGTCCGTAAGTTCCGAGGGTTCAAAGGTAACGGGAATTATAAAGGTTGAAAACGATGAGCTTTTACTTTTACTTGATTTTGAATCCATTGTCGATGAACTTGGCTTTTACAGCAAGGAAAACAAAGAGATAGACATTGAAAAAAGGGAATACGATGAGGATAAAACCATACTTATTATCGACGACTCATCATCGGCAAGGAAAATAATTAACAATGCTTTAATAAAAGAGGGGTTTAAGACGGTTACGACTTTCAACGGTAAAGCCGCTCTTGACGCTGTCTATGAGGATAAATATAAATTTGATGCCATTATATGCGATGTCGAGATGCCGGTGATGGACGGCTACACTTTTACAAAAACTATGAAGTCTGACGATAAATATAAAAGTATTCCTATAATAATGCATAGTTCTTTAAGCGGAGCCGAGAATTCGACAAAAGGAATAAGTGCTGGGGCAGATTTTTATGTCGTTAAATTTGACCCTATCGAATTTATTAATACATTAAAAAAAGCGTTAGGATAA
- a CDS encoding peptidoglycan-binding protein yields the protein MPSSSFAMNKSKVAAKPAPKKVVVKKAVKSLPVATIKAAQQALSKDGLYKGKIDGMIGPMTTNAVKAFQKKEGLKVDGIIGPKTLKALGVK from the coding sequence ATGCCGTCAAGTTCCTTTGCTATGAATAAATCAAAGGTTGCGGCGAAACCTGCTCCTAAGAAGGTTGTAGTAAAAAAGGCCGTCAAATCGTTACCGGTTGCAACAATCAAAGCTGCTCAGCAGGCGCTTTCCAAAGACGGGCTATATAAAGGGAAAATCGATGGAATGATCGGACCTATGACCACAAACGCGGTCAAAGCCTTTCAGAAGAAAGAAGGATTAAAGGTTGACGGGATTATCGGTCCTAAAACCCTTAAAGCCTTAGGTGTAAAATAA
- the bioD gene encoding dethiobiotin synthase yields the protein MPNKTFFITGIDTNIGKTFVSLLLLLAFQQKGLNAGYMKPVETGVKINKAGSKNYLDGRRLKDEGGLLANLEIITPYTFQSPLSPYAASKIEDKTICIKEILFKFYELNRMYDYMIVEGAGGMLVPLKKNHFVIDIARYIDAGVILVTKAGLGMINHTLLNIEYAKSHEIKISGIIINNALNENDESVLSNKKTLLEYTDVPILGDIPYLRTEKDLNLKNRDLLKELASKYIDIENILG from the coding sequence ATGCCAAACAAAACATTCTTTATAACGGGGATAGATACAAATATCGGAAAGACCTTCGTCAGCCTGCTGTTACTCCTTGCTTTTCAGCAAAAAGGCTTAAACGCGGGGTATATGAAGCCGGTTGAAACAGGGGTTAAAATTAATAAAGCCGGTTCAAAAAATTACTTAGACGGACGCCGTTTGAAAGATGAAGGCGGGCTTTTGGCAAACCTTGAAATTATTACGCCCTACACCTTTCAATCTCCTTTATCTCCCTATGCCGCATCAAAGATTGAAGATAAGACAATATGTATAAAAGAAATACTTTTCAAATTTTATGAATTAAACAGGATGTATGATTATATGATCGTCGAAGGGGCGGGCGGGATGCTTGTTCCTTTAAAAAAGAACCATTTTGTGATAGATATTGCAAGGTATATAGATGCGGGTGTAATTCTGGTAACGAAAGCCGGACTGGGAATGATAAACCATACTTTGTTAAACATAGAATATGCAAAAAGCCATGAGATTAAAATATCGGGGATAATTATCAATAATGCCTTAAATGAAAATGACGAAAGTGTTTTATCCAACAAAAAAACATTATTGGAATATACCGATGTCCCTATTTTAGGAGATATTCCCTATCTGCGAACAGAAAAAGATTTAAATTTAAAAAATAGGGATTTACTTAAAGAATTAGCCTCTAAATATATAGACATCGAAAATATTTTAGGGTAA
- a CDS encoding aminotransferase class I/II-fold pyridoxal phosphate-dependent enzyme, producing the protein MKFEFSERLNKLPVYLFAEIDKLKAQVKARGVDIISFGIGDPDLSTPKTIVDILKKESGIDINQKYPSYEGLLKFRESVANWYNKKFGVSLDPETEVLSLIGSKEGIGHLPLAFINPGDVVLVPDPGYPVYKAGTIFAGGIPYIMSLREDNDFLPDFSDIPPDVLKKAKLMFLNYPNNPTSARADRHFFNEIVKFAKENDIIVAHDFAYSEVYTGERGNDSFLSAHGAKDIGIEFHSLSKTFNMTGFRIGFAVGNKDILHGLGAVKTNLDSGVFQAIQLAGAYGLDNELDTIRDNNIIYRKRREILVAGLEELGYEVYKSDATFYVWAHVPRTGMTSKEFAISLLNETGIIITPGSGFGDFGEGYVRFSLTINEDRIREALLRMGL; encoded by the coding sequence ATGAAATTTGAATTTTCAGAGAGATTAAACAAACTTCCGGTGTATCTTTTTGCCGAGATAGATAAATTAAAAGCTCAGGTGAAGGCAAGGGGAGTCGATATAATAAGCTTTGGTATCGGAGACCCCGATCTTTCCACGCCTAAAACAATTGTGGATATATTAAAAAAGGAAAGCGGGATAGACATTAATCAAAAATATCCTTCATATGAAGGGCTTTTAAAGTTTAGGGAATCGGTAGCAAACTGGTATAATAAAAAGTTTGGCGTTTCATTGGACCCTGAGACGGAAGTTTTGTCGTTAATCGGTTCCAAAGAAGGCATAGGGCATCTTCCCTTAGCGTTCATAAATCCCGGCGATGTTGTTTTGGTGCCGGACCCTGGTTATCCCGTCTATAAGGCAGGCACGATTTTTGCCGGAGGCATTCCCTACATAATGTCCCTTAGAGAGGATAACGACTTTTTACCGGATTTTTCCGATATCCCGCCTGATGTTTTAAAAAAAGCAAAATTAATGTTTTTAAATTATCCCAATAATCCGACTTCCGCAAGAGCTGACAGGCATTTTTTTAACGAGATCGTAAAATTTGCCAAAGAAAACGATATAATTGTTGCCCATGATTTTGCGTATTCGGAGGTTTACACGGGAGAAAGGGGAAATGATTCGTTTTTAAGCGCTCACGGAGCTAAAGACATAGGAATAGAGTTTCATTCCCTTTCAAAAACATTTAATATGACTGGATTCAGGATAGGGTTTGCAGTTGGAAACAAAGATATACTTCACGGACTTGGAGCCGTTAAAACAAACCTTGATTCAGGGGTTTTTCAAGCGATACAATTAGCAGGCGCTTACGGGCTCGATAACGAGCTTGATACGATAAGAGATAATAACATTATATATAGAAAAAGAAGAGAAATTTTGGTTGCGGGGCTGGAAGAACTCGGCTACGAAGTATATAAATCCGATGCGACATTTTATGTATGGGCGCATGTCCCAAGGACAGGTATGACCTCTAAAGAATTTGCAATATCTTTATTGAACGAAACGGGCATCATCATAACCCCCGGTTCAGGCTTTGGAGATTTTGGCGAGGGTTATGTCAGATTTTCTTTAACCATCAATGAAGACCGCATTAGAGAGGCATTACTTCGCATGGGCCTATAG
- the folK gene encoding 2-amino-4-hydroxy-6-hydroxymethyldihydropteridine diphosphokinase: MGSRNAYYDIYLGFGSNVGNLENNLLNAVFLIRKEITNINIISSSNIYLSSPVGNAKLKISAAHQPDFLNCVILYRMTGANQNLYKTYKDFGKQLLFKLKNIEKDLGRKKEAVRYSPRVIDIDILFIYDNYNRKTIKLNLQELKLPHPEIKNRKFVLLPLLDLCGNLKNIKEALIKIDKTDAGLFQKITPYGCFNKNFTKILKF, encoded by the coding sequence ATGGGTAGCAGAAATGCATATTATGATATTTACCTCGGTTTTGGGAGCAATGTAGGCAACTTAGAAAATAATCTGCTTAACGCGGTGTTTCTTATACGGAAAGAAATAACAAATATTAATATTATAAGTTCATCCAATATTTATTTATCTTCGCCGGTGGGAAATGCGAAATTGAAAATCAGTGCGGCTCATCAGCCTGATTTTTTGAATTGCGTGATTTTATATAGAATGACAGGGGCAAATCAAAATCTTTATAAAACATATAAGGATTTTGGAAAGCAGCTTCTTTTCAAATTAAAAAATATTGAAAAAGATTTGGGCAGAAAAAAAGAGGCAGTTAGATATTCGCCGAGAGTTATCGATATCGATATACTCTTTATTTATGATAATTATAACCGAAAAACAATAAAACTAAACTTACAGGAGCTCAAATTACCTCATCCAGAAATCAAAAATCGCAAATTTGTACTTTTGCCGCTATTAGATTTGTGCGGTAATTTAAAAAATATAAAAGAAGCTTTGATAAAAATAGATAAAACCGATGCAGGGCTTTTTCAAAAAATAACCCCTTATGGCTGTTTTAATAAAAACTTTACAAAAATTTTGAAATTCTAA
- the speD gene encoding adenosylmethionine decarboxylase: protein MNSLGTHLLLELKNCRKNILGDLDFVETALLDAATEAKATIVEYKFHEFNPFGISGMVIIAESHLSIHTWPEYDYAAIDIFTCGNLIKPQEAAKFLIERFGSKEPQIMEIKRGLISIYNEDLPHKVFCEEKLVAR from the coding sequence ATGAATTCCTTAGGAACGCATTTACTTTTAGAGCTTAAAAATTGCAGGAAAAATATCCTTGGAGACCTTGATTTTGTGGAAACTGCCCTGTTAGATGCGGCTACGGAAGCAAAAGCTACCATTGTGGAATATAAGTTTCACGAATTTAACCCGTTTGGAATAAGCGGAATGGTAATAATTGCGGAGTCTCATCTTTCTATACATACATGGCCTGAATATGATTACGCCGCTATCGATATATTTACCTGCGGAAATCTAATAAAGCCTCAAGAGGCGGCTAAATTCTTAATCGAAAGATTTGGGTCGAAAGAACCGCAAATTATGGAGATAAAAAGAGGACTTATATCGATATACAATGAAGACCTTCCCCATAAAGTTTTTTGCGAAGAGAAGCTTGTAGCCCGTTAG
- a CDS encoding methyl-accepting chemotaxis protein produces the protein MFSTFKSRLYIAAIVMFIVFLILNFSLLGFLNKIKNRSYIQAVLGSVSISLLKVNRNAINLIYLTKLRKSGIALAKLTKKKYNTASIDKKINILVDKIKLARKSNVIAVNGFYSGFQREHFKKLFGMEKSLLKRPAALKTPEAKVKMNELKQIMAKYRPHVIELLKNPIKAGPNLKASYFNDKMDAIIKLLDFDRYAMSSGMNNKIKFLLDMFIVVPFLVLLALLSVSYYFKRFLIDELEITIKKIEDVANGDLRSKIKTCVNPKNEIGRLIGHVNTLVESLSANVKSINNAVDSISSSGEELNYSSKELKSNMENMKQNSSSIVESIKQITMAILEVAKNSSSGAQEADRTQKATEEGYNAVQGVIKEINSIEKAVDKAAAVMEELGVSSQKIGEIIAVIDEIADQTNLLALNAAIEAARAGEQGRGFAVVADEVRKLAERTTKATKEITTMIISIQEDTVKAIKSMNNGKEEVRNGVEVAKKAGERIEAIRELTNKLKDMITQIATAAEEQSTATEEISASSDSILRAQESTSASTDQIQTSALELSKLASLLSKNISVFKI, from the coding sequence ATGTTTTCAACTTTTAAATCAAGACTTTACATAGCGGCAATTGTTATGTTTATCGTTTTTCTGATTTTAAATTTTTCCCTGCTCGGCTTCTTAAATAAAATCAAAAACAGGTCGTATATTCAAGCTGTTTTGGGCTCCGTATCTATTTCTTTATTGAAGGTTAACAGAAATGCCATTAATTTAATATACTTAACCAAACTGAGAAAATCCGGCATTGCATTGGCCAAACTTACGAAAAAAAAATATAATACCGCATCTATCGATAAAAAAATAAACATTCTGGTAGATAAAATTAAATTGGCGAGAAAAAGCAACGTTATAGCCGTAAACGGTTTTTACTCAGGATTTCAACGCGAACATTTTAAAAAGCTTTTCGGAATGGAAAAGAGTTTATTGAAAAGACCTGCCGCTTTAAAAACTCCCGAAGCTAAAGTAAAAATGAACGAACTTAAGCAAATTATGGCAAAATACAGACCTCATGTTATCGAACTTTTAAAAAATCCTATTAAAGCTGGACCAAATTTAAAAGCGTCTTATTTTAACGATAAGATGGACGCTATTATTAAATTGCTTGACTTTGACCGGTACGCCATGTCTTCCGGCATGAATAATAAAATTAAATTTTTATTGGATATGTTCATAGTTGTCCCATTTTTAGTATTGTTAGCGTTGCTTTCTGTGAGCTATTATTTTAAAAGATTTTTAATAGACGAACTTGAAATTACAATCAAAAAAATAGAAGACGTCGCCAACGGAGATTTAAGGTCCAAGATAAAAACCTGCGTAAACCCCAAAAACGAAATAGGAAGGCTCATTGGGCATGTTAATACCCTGGTAGAATCTTTGTCTGCTAATGTCAAATCTATCAACAATGCGGTAGATTCCATTTCGAGTTCGGGAGAAGAGCTTAATTATTCTTCGAAAGAGCTTAAAAGCAATATGGAAAATATGAAACAAAACAGTTCTTCGATAGTTGAATCCATAAAACAAATAACTATGGCTATCTTAGAAGTTGCAAAAAATTCAAGTTCCGGGGCACAGGAAGCGGACCGCACGCAAAAAGCGACCGAAGAGGGATATAATGCAGTCCAGGGCGTTATCAAAGAGATAAATTCAATTGAAAAGGCGGTTGATAAGGCAGCAGCCGTAATGGAAGAACTGGGGGTTTCATCGCAGAAAATAGGCGAAATTATCGCGGTAATAGATGAAATAGCCGATCAAACTAATCTATTGGCTTTAAATGCGGCAATAGAGGCTGCGAGAGCAGGAGAACAGGGAAGAGGTTTTGCGGTTGTGGCGGATGAAGTCAGAAAATTAGCCGAAAGAACCACAAAAGCAACAAAAGAAATTACCACAATGATAATCTCCATCCAGGAGGATACCGTAAAAGCCATAAAGTCGATGAATAACGGAAAAGAAGAGGTAAGAAACGGCGTCGAGGTTGCGAAAAAAGCAGGGGAAAGGATTGAAGCTATAAGGGAGCTTACAAATAAACTGAAGGATATGATTACGCAAATAGCAACGGCTGCGGAAGAACAGTCAACAGCCACCGAAGAGATTTCCGCCTCAAGCGATTCAATCTTGAGGGCGCAGGAATCGACATCGGCAAGCACCGATCAAATACAGACGAGCGCATTAGAATTATCAAAACTTGCCTCGTTGCTATCTAAGAACATCAGCGTTTTTAAAATATAA
- a CDS encoding cytochrome c: MQKFIASLFVAAALMFSASAVFAASGASLFSSEGCIACHTINGEGGSVGPDLSHVGSKRSLSWIKTQITDPSAHFADGSSVTIDGKSYMAIMPGHKHMEASDLNALAEYLESLK, translated from the coding sequence ATGCAAAAATTTATCGCATCTTTATTTGTTGCCGCAGCTTTGATGTTTAGCGCAAGCGCTGTTTTTGCCGCATCGGGGGCATCGCTTTTTAGCTCCGAAGGCTGCATTGCCTGCCACACCATTAACGGAGAAGGCGGTTCAGTAGGGCCTGATCTATCGCATGTCGGGAGCAAAAGAAGCCTTTCATGGATTAAGACCCAAATAACCGATCCCTCCGCTCATTTTGCGGATGGAAGTTCCGTTACGATTGACGGCAAATCCTATATGGCAATTATGCCAGGGCATAAGCATATGGAAGCGTCAGACCTTAACGCATTGGCGGAATATCTTGAATCTTTAAAATAA